In Acidobacteriota bacterium, one genomic interval encodes:
- a CDS encoding PQQ-like beta-propeller repeat protein: MRSRIASLLFVLLFAALPLQAGEPTNWPNWRGPLLSGVSPDGNPPIEWSETHNVRFKVAVPGRALSSPVVWGDKIFVMSSMSIDAAAYSASQQAASQLLERNEWPPKVSPVEQRFLVMAYSRLDGTLIWQRTATQQVPHESHYIDSAWSCASPVTDGTRVIAHFGSNGTYAYDMDGQLLWQTDLGDMATRRGFGEGSSPALHDDTLVVNWDHEGESFLVALDAATGKERWRAARPGEVSSWATPLIVERDGQTQIVIPATGRSRGYDLETGRELWSVSGMTVNTIPTPVERDGLVFLASGYRGTMLQAIDLALASGELEKSEALRWIHDRDTPYVPSLLLYDDTLYFLKHYKNILSVLDATSGEPRRPPARLEALGAIWASPVGAAGRVYVFDRDGKAVVFEHGSKMKVLAVNELDGIVDATPAIVGDGIYVRTRTHLYGIARDGDGARPAIR, translated from the coding sequence GTGAGGAGTAGGATCGCGAGTCTGCTCTTCGTACTCCTGTTCGCGGCGCTACCGCTTCAGGCCGGTGAGCCGACAAACTGGCCCAACTGGCGCGGCCCGCTGCTGAGCGGAGTCAGCCCCGACGGGAATCCGCCGATCGAATGGAGCGAGACGCACAACGTCCGCTTCAAGGTCGCAGTGCCGGGCCGGGCGCTGTCGTCCCCCGTCGTCTGGGGCGACAAGATCTTCGTGATGAGCTCGATGTCGATCGATGCGGCGGCCTACTCCGCGTCGCAGCAGGCGGCCTCGCAGCTGCTCGAGCGCAACGAGTGGCCGCCCAAGGTTTCGCCGGTCGAGCAACGCTTCCTGGTGATGGCTTACTCGCGACTGGACGGAACGCTGATCTGGCAGCGAACGGCGACACAGCAAGTACCTCACGAGAGCCACTACATCGATTCGGCCTGGTCGTGTGCCTCGCCGGTCACCGACGGCACCCGGGTCATAGCGCATTTCGGATCCAACGGGACGTACGCCTACGACATGGACGGGCAGTTGTTATGGCAGACCGACCTGGGCGACATGGCGACGCGCCGCGGCTTCGGCGAGGGAAGCTCGCCGGCGCTCCATGACGACACCCTCGTCGTCAACTGGGATCACGAGGGCGAGTCGTTCCTGGTCGCGCTGGACGCGGCGACGGGGAAGGAGCGCTGGCGCGCGGCGCGCCCCGGTGAGGTTTCGTCGTGGGCCACGCCGCTGATCGTCGAGCGTGACGGGCAGACCCAGATCGTGATTCCGGCGACCGGACGCAGCCGCGGATACGACCTCGAGACAGGCCGCGAGTTGTGGAGCGTCTCGGGAATGACCGTCAACACGATCCCGACGCCGGTGGAGCGAGACGGACTGGTCTTTCTGGCCAGCGGCTATCGCGGCACCATGCTGCAAGCGATCGATCTGGCACTGGCCTCGGGAGAACTCGAGAAGAGCGAAGCGTTACGCTGGATCCACGACCGGGATACACCGTACGTGCCGTCGCTGCTGCTTTACGACGACACGCTGTACTTCCTGAAACACTACAAGAACATCCTGTCGGTGCTCGATGCGACGAGCGGGGAACCGCGACGACCGCCCGCGCGACTGGAGGCACTGGGGGCGATCTGGGCCTCGCCGGTCGGGGCGGCGGGGCGTGTTTACGTCTTTGATCGGGATGGCAAGGCGGTCGTCTTCGAACACGGGTCGAAGATGAAGGTGCTGGCCGTCAACGAGTTGGACGGGATCGTCGATGCCACGCCGGCGATCGTGGGGGACGGGATCTACGTGCGGACTCGGACTCATCTTTATGGGATCGCTCGGGATGGGGATGGAGCACGCCCGGCGATTCGTTAG